Part of the Catalinimonas alkaloidigena genome is shown below.
GCAGCAGCTGGCACTGAAGATGGCATCGGAGGCCAGAGATGAACTAGGAGCCTTGGCAGAAAATGTACAAATCGCAGGATGTTTGCCGCCTTTGATAGGCAGCTACACTACAGATGAACGTTCTTTTCAAGAGCTTAAGGAGGAATACCGACAAATATCAACGATACAGGCAGCTGAAGTTGATATATTTATCATTGAAACCATCTCAAATATCAAAGAGGCAAGGGCGGCAACAGAAGCCGCGCTGGAATCCCGCAAACCTGTGATTTTAAGCTTCACCCTTTCTGATAAAATTCCCCATGTCCTGCGGTCGGGAGAGACCATTGAAGAGGCGCTTGACGCGATATCGGATTATCCTCTGAGTGGCCTGTCGTTCAATTGTTCATTCCCAGAAACAATATCTCAGGGGATGAAAGCCGTTCAACATCTGAAAATACCTTACGGAGGGTATGCGAATGGCTTTACTTCTGTAGAAGAATTGAAGCCCGGAGGGACGGTAAATGTACTAAGCGCAAGGGAAGATCTGGATGAAAAAAAATACGCGCATTATGCTATGGATTGGGTGCGGTCAGGAGCAGCTATCGTGGGGGGATGCTGTGAAGTAGGACCATCTTATATTAAGTACCTGCAAAATGAATTGCTGAAGCAAAATTATCATATAGTATCTCTCAAATAAGCGGTTGTTTCAGAAAAGCGATATATAATCAGGTAAGCACAAATAATAAATATCTTTATACTCCTGCTCTCACTTTACCTGCAATTAAATACTAAAATGTAAATACCGCCAAGAAAGCAATCACTTTCATTTTTAGTGTGCAAAAGCAGGTAGTGGCTTTATAGATTCTATCACTTTTTCTCCGATGGTGATCATTCGGGGAAAAGCTGCGGATGCCGCTCCTACGGCCGCTATGGTTTCTGCTGAAAGGGTAGCAGACACTGCGCCCGTATAAGCTGCCGCAGCAGCGGAGGCAGTTGCGATTTCCGGAAGTAGTAAAATAGCCAGCACCACTACCAGGGCTATACCCAAACCTGCTGAAATACAGAGCATTAGTTCTTGTTGTTCAGCCCTGTTGGATTTCCAGTAATTATTTAAAAAGGGGGTTAAGGTAAGTTCAAAAGTATATTGGCGCATTTGCTTTCTTAACTCACCAGCCACTTTTTCCAATACTCTTTTAGGAACCATTTCCGGAGTGCCTACCGAATGAATCTCATAAAGGATCAAGCCATCCTGCCCTTTGCCCTCATTGTATCTGAGGGTAGGTTTATAACAAATCCATTCAAACTTAACAGGTTTTGAAGCACCTACATTGGTGAGTAGCGGAATAATTAACTGATTTTTATTAGGCTTCCATTTAGAGTAAACAATATCGATACCCGCAGGCCCAATTGAGGTTCCTGTTCTGATCTGTGCATCATGAATCTCTTTCTCTATATTGGGCTTGACCGCATTCTCCAGTATTTCTTTTTTTGATTCAAGGTCGCCAATAATGGTTGATGAAGCCTGATCTGCTGAAGTTACTTCCAGCAGCTCAAAGACAATTTTATGATTACTAAAGCGTATTCCCAGCACATCTGGCTTGCGTAATCCTCCTTTCAGGGCATCTAAATTTTTCAGTTTTCTCTTCTGACTCTCTGAATACATATTTCTGAAGTCAGTACGAAGCCATTTGAGGATGATATTAAAAACTTTGCTATTGGGAACGCCCTTCAGGTAGTATTCAGTATACTTTCTCACGCCTTCGTACACACTACTACTAAGCTCTTCTACGCCTTTGAAAGCTGTGTTTCCTACATAGTCTTGTGTCAGGTAACTTAATCCTGTAATCACAAAGGTGTTGGAGTCGCCATACTGACTTTTGTAGTACTCCCTGAAAAATGTCCATATCCACATTTCTGCCTGAACGGCTTCCAGGTTTGGACGCTTATTATTCACAGCCCGGGTAGGAAGCAGGCAATAATCTTCAAAAAAATCAATAGCATTGCTCATAAGTATGCGGCTTAGTTGAAGGTAGGCAATTCAGCATTTTCTTGCAGATATACCAAAGTAGTAGGTAAAATGACCTCCCAGGGATCACCTTCCGGTTTAGCATTGGCTAAATCATCGGTTTGGTTCCTGAGTTCATCCGCGATGGAAATAAACATTTGATCATTCAGCCGGGGAGGCTCCCCTCCTTTCCAAATAGCACCATTACTCTCTAAAAAATACATGATAGCATCATTATATGCAGGATGTACCGGTAAAACTACTCTTGCCGAACCTGCCTGTAAGAATTGAGTAAAGAGGGGATCTGTATCGTAAGTATTGAGTTTACGTATCCACTCACTTCTTCTTGCCCAGAAATATGGATAAAAGAGATAGGTGAGATTCTCCCACTCAAAAGCCTGCTCAAAGAACTGAATCGTTTTGCCTTCTTCAAAGGCATCAAAAATATCATAGTCAGGAGGACTTGCAATACCGGTGGTTTTCATAGCATCAAAGGTCCCGTAGAGGTAGGTGTCCATAAGGCTTTTGATACACTGCTTTTTCAATTCTAATTTTTCTATACTTCGGTTGATGCGCGGGTTCTGTCCCTGGATTAAAATCCCTGCCTGTACCTCCTGTGCTGCTGATTTTTGCGCATACTCTACCTGCATAGCTTTATATGCCGTCATAATTTTTTCATAGGTTTGAATTTGCCAGAGCTCATACAATTCGGGAGTGCGTTCTACCAAGGCGTAGGCATTCATGGCAAAAGAGCCAATGTCGTATAGGTTAACTGAAATCTGAATAGGGTTAGCCGGCCAAAACCAGTGAAAAGGTACGGCAGCATTATCATGATTATTCGCCATCACACCTACTCCACCACCGCCTATTTCCAGGGGGCGGAATATTTTATTACCTATGATCACTTCTAATTTAGGGTAGTTCACAAAATAGGCAGAGCAATCAAACCAAACACCGACTTTAGAAATATAACCTTCTGGTACAAGCAGTTCTTTGATATTGACAACATGCGGGTTTCCGTCTATCGGCATACCCTCTTTGGCAATTGAGGCAGATATGGTTTTATAGGGTAAAGGGGGAGGCGTTATTCCCTGGGCATTATAATCTCTGATGTAAAGCTGATAATTTAATTCATTAATATCTTTATGGGTAATAATGCCATCGGCCATCCACTTTCCTTTTGTATCCAGTATCCATCTGTAAGGAGTTATTGGAGGTATAATATTTTTCTTGGGTTTATTTTGCTGGGCAAACTCATAAAAAGCGGAGGGCTCAGGAATGATAAACTCAAACATCAACCGCTTACCATAATTATATACCTGCGCTTCGTAATATTTATCTACCCAGCGATAAATGCCTACAGCATGACCCGCCTTATCTTTATTATCAATGCCATGGGTATTAATTTCTTCTACTTCATGTAATTTTTTGGTGCTACGCTCCTCTTTGGTCTTCTTCTGAATTTTAGAGACAGATTTATCAATCACTTCTCTGGCAAAGTTGGAGGCGTTCTTACTGGATTCTTTGCTGGACGTACTGTATGCAAAATCCCCATGTGCCCCAAAGGTCACCATACCGTAAGAACCTGAAACAGTAACCCCCGCCTGAATGCTCATCTTTTCTTCCAGGGTCTTCTCACTTTCTTTCTTAAGC
Proteins encoded:
- a CDS encoding homocysteine S-methyltransferase family protein, which encodes MRDILLLDGGLGQEIFQRAGKPAHPLWSARVMMDNPEIVKEVHQDFIKAGAKIITVNSYSCTPTRLLRDGQLQWFERLQQLALKMASEARDELGALAENVQIAGCLPPLIGSYTTDERSFQELKEEYRQISTIQAAEVDIFIIETISNIKEARAATEAALESRKPVILSFTLSDKIPHVLRSGETIEEALDAISDYPLSGLSFNCSFPETISQGMKAVQHLKIPYGGYANGFTSVEELKPGGTVNVLSAREDLDEKKYAHYAMDWVRSGAAIVGGCCEVGPSYIKYLQNELLKQNYHIVSLK